The region GTAGTAGCATCTCCAAGTCTGTTAATCatatcttcctcttttctcctcagattAAGCTCCTGCACTCAGCTCGGTGCTCGGAGCCCCCACAAAGCACATGGTTTGTCCTCCACTGCTGCTTGTCGGCGACGAACACAAACTGAAATCTCCGAAAGCCCCTCAGAGCTGGGGATCAACAACATTATCGCCCCGTCTGAGAGGGGAATGAAAAAAAGGATGCCGGCTATTCATTTTCCGCTTTTATTCACCGCCTTTGTTAGCTAGCTTTCGAGGGGAGTCCCGTGGTCCGGTGCGGGGTCACCCCGCCGCCTTGTGCTTGCCCCCGCAGCAGTGGCAGGCCTCGCCGCAGTGGTGGCAGGCCCGCAGGGGCAGGTAGCAGCACATGCAGGGCGCGATGAAGGACAGCGCCACCAGAGCCAGCCAGCGCAGACAGAACTGCTCGTCGGTCGTGTCACACGAGCAGGGGTCTGAAAAGTCCCCCTCCGAGTCAGACATACAGTGATAGAGCATGCTCTCAGCGCAGAGCATGCAGCTGACTTTGTAGATGCACTGCTTGATGGGGTCCGGGGCGTCCTGGCACTGCCCCCGCCAGTTGTCTTCGTGGTTGAACATCTCTCTACAGTAAATACAGCGCGAACGCTCGCCGTCCTCTCTCCGCCGGCGACCCTTTTTCGACTTGAGCATGGACGACGGCTGAGTCTTAATGGCCGGGTCCTTGCCCAGACCCAAACCCAGCCCCGTCCCGATGCCCAGACCGGGGCCGGAGTGGGAGTCTCCACCGGGGCCGTCGTGGAAAAAGTACTCGCACTTCTTACTGTCCAGTTTATGAAAGGGGGTGGAGAAGTCCAGGTCCTCGGGGTCCACGTCGCGTCTGCTCATGATGGGGTTGCGGTAGTCCTCGTAGCCCTGCATGAGCACGTCTTTGCGTGGGTTGATGCGTACAATCTCGTCTGGATCACGGAGAAACGTGACACGCCGAGTCGACTTGATGGGAACAAGCAGAAGAGGAGAAATGAGGATTAGTGAGCGCCAcaaatcatttgttttatttaggattcccattagcattagccacagcattagctattcttcctggggtccgataTACACACGACACACAAATTAAACTTGATACATAACAGACATATATTAtacatgacaaaacaaaacaataatacacACAACTCCCTTAATCACAATCAATACAGAGGagaactaaatcaccatcattctcagacatacatcagaggtgtcaaaagtattcacattcattactcaggtacaagtatagatactagagtttaaaaatactcctgtagaagttgaagtatcaactcaagttttttactccaataacagtataaaagtactggtttcaaaattacttaaagtataaaagtaaaagtaatgtaagggcgAAAAAAGCCcgtaaggacaaaagccattgaaaatgaatgcatcttagtataatgcaaatatattaaagaagcatatatgtgtgctattgagcattaacatgtgtttcagagagcaggagatgtgatgactagttgcctataagtattgtaatggtgcaaaaagtcaaacttcagaggcatgttatcatttatcctaacctttattggaatgtacatccaagtttagttgcaggaatctgagggaacggaagtaagaacaaaactggacaagaacatctgaaacaaccacaaccaaattcactctatccggatggagcaatttaactggatagttttttttaaaggcccaaatgaaatagagtaacaaagctgtttttaaaatgtaaggagtaaaaagtacagataattgcgtgaaaatgtaaggagtaaaagtaaaaagtcgtctgaaaaataattactccagtgaagtatagataaccaaaatttctacttaagtaaggtaacgaagtatttgtactttgttacttgacacctctgacatacatacatagaaattaaatcaaataaaacacctttatAACCAATACttgcctgaaatgaccttatctaGAATTATTTGACCACTTTTTACCTTTATTatgatagggtttacactacctataaTTCTATTCAACCTTCATTTTGTTCGTTCTAAATGGCAAATCATCattcattaaattttaaaagatattttttCAACTGActcttaaaccaatctttgctacctgcaTGAGAAATATaaactggtatagagttccagccaaccatggctctgtaaaaAAAGTTATCTGTTTCAAACCTGTTCTCACCCTTGGTAGTATGAACCTCCTTTCTGATGTGATTCTTGTACTGTACCCATGGTGAGCAAAACGATAATAGAATCTGTCAtacggttgttttgttttgtttttgttttcagttgagAGGCGTACCTGTGGAGGAAGGTAGCGGCGGCTGTCGTCAAAGGGCTGGGTGCGGACGTAGCAGCCTCTGATTGGCTCGGTGGAGACGATGTTGTTCAGAGGGGAGAACGGCTCTTTGATCGGGGTGCAGATCGAAGGAAGCTCATCCAACACCTGTAAATATAGAAAACTCAGGTAAGGAACATAAGTGCAAAACAGTTCAGAAGTTTGGAGGACTCTGAAAACATGGCCGTATTGATGCCAGCATGGATGGATCCATCAGTTTGGCTTTCATGAGGAAAAACAGCTTTAGGTGCATTTTGACCACAGTGACCTTTTCTAGGAACCGCTGTGTTTTGGAGGGAACTTTTCTCAGAACTTCCTTTTCAGAAAAAGGAACCCAACAGGAACCACAGCCTCAATGGGGTTTTAGAGATACATTTCACTCACTTAAAAAAAGATCCCCTGTAGGGAGCTAGCACTTTAGAGATTACTCAGAACCGGGGCTTTCAGTGCTGAATCATTCTGGTTGGCCGTAAGTTTTCCCAGCATTCTGTTTCCCCTTTTTCGGTCTCAGTCGTCCCACTTCTAATGTCCAAAACAGAtcataaaatatgtttattccaTGTGTAGCCTGgaatagttgttgttgtttttacaaacacaacattcaaagtgagattcCTGCAGCATCAGTCAACTGAGGAGACGCAGGTGTTGCGAGCTTGACAATAAATGAGAATATAAAGCCCCGACTGTGATAACAAGGCAGCGAGATCAGAGCAATTAAATGTTAATCCTGGATTGTTTCACAGCGGTTATGCTCTAAAGTACCAACAAACAAACTCTACAGACAAATGTTGAGTGAGTGCAGCTGAAGAAAACTTCCTAAAGACGTAGCCCCAGGGTCTGCATTGGTGGCAAACATGCATAAGCATCATTTATTGTGATTAAGCAAgacaaaacaaattattattcaGGTTGTTTAgaacagtggtcctcaaccttttttccttgtttccccccttacttgtgtctaagaccagccgaccccccgacccgtacgtactagcaccaatagagtaaagttatttgttacaaacctttaattgaaaaaatgaacattaattgttttttttatacatttctctttggtttaccctgtactttgtttttctcaccttccttttacgtcaccaatgtataaaatatgcacaaaaaataattgcaaggacataaaaatatttctaaaaaatgtttctcttaatatgagagcaaattttttttacatttttcctttaacaacctgtcagagTATAGaggtatgattaaatgttggataatgatataataatacgtttttaagtttttatcctgaaaaataacttagtattttaaaatgaccaaaatatatttctaagtgagtttatacagacttgggttactgtattccattaggtgtgtcattatgattttttattcatttaacatgtatgaatataatttttacaactgcatatcctcaaagaagACAAAGTttcgtgcccccccccccagagatctctggcgcccccccaggggggcccggaccccaggttgggagacattGCTCTAGAAGACCGTTATGCTCAAAGGTCCACGTACAAGTGAACCTATTTCCTCTTTTACCTGTCTGTAAGTCTGCTAGGTTACCACTCCAGAGTGGCACACTCCAGCAGACTAAATGGGCCTGTTACACCTTGTAACTTAGAACTTAGCAGAAATGCAAAACACACATCTggaatctttttttcatttttttttaggtcCTCTGATTGTACGTGTAGGTCAAAATGGAGCTGTAGAGTCGGGGTGTGTGGGCTCTGGCTGTGGCTCTTGTCGGCCACCAGGGGGCCTGCTGCACCCACTCTTTGCCAAATCCGAGTGTTATGTGCTGATGACTCAAGGCCCTTCTGTTGAGAACTCAGAGTTCCCATAAGGCTTGCATGTGTtcccacaaacaaacaaaaaaaggctcTTAAAAAATGTGAAGAGAGAGACTGCAAGTAAATATTCTTTCCACCTTGTGCCAATTATCTCATGAttgcaaatggaaaaaaaacttttggcTGATATCAAATAAGAggtctatatatacatacaaagacacacacacacatacacacaccagcGTCGGAGTGATGGATACATTATGATGGAATAGATtaacataaaaaatgtaaatgaagcTCAACCAAAATGACATAAATCAGCCCTAAACTTTAGCACTTGTGGCAACAAAATCAAAAGCACCGATGGGAGATGTGGGTAAAGGGGACTCAGAATACCACAAGGTTCTCCGGCAAATAGCTGTGGCATTTTTTTCATTGTGACCATCTTCACATCATCTGGATGGTTCTTGCAGCGAGCACACGCTGAGGTATCCTCTCACAGCTTCAATCCGACCGTATCAAACATTTGTATACACCAGCAAGCTGTCCCTCTTTTCCCACACACATCCCAATCTCATCAAGGCAAGGTtagtcctcctctcctctccctctcccactctctctccctctctcctctctgCGTGTGGAGGAGGCTGCTGGCTCTGGTTAGTCAGTGCTGTGTGTAAAGTAGCCCACGCCAGTGCTTTAACGCACAACGGAAATCTGGTTTGCTCCCAGCTGCTGCTACAGTAATTACTGTCCTGTGGTTGCTAAGAGATGCTTCCTttgacttctttttttcccctccatttCTGCCCCCTCCTCTACCCTCTCCCCCCTTTTCTCCAGACTGCTAACAcatggtatgtgtgtgtgtgtgtgtgagtgtgagtgtgagtgtgagtgtgtgtgacgtTGCTCTCTTTTCCTTCAAACATACCGAGTGGTGTAACACACATCCACGGTGACTGCAAGGGAATGTGAGGAGCAGGAAGACGgcgagaagaggagagaaagaaCAGAACAGGAAAAAATGATTGTGTTGCATttatgtgtgtatctgtgttaCAGCCAGAGACGAGGGAGAAACACAGAGAGCACGAGAGGCCAAGAGTCTGCCGAGGGAATGTCATAAACCAGCTCCAGCTGGAGAAATGCAGCGCAGAACTTAAAAAGCCAGATGacagctgtgtgtgtatgtgagagaaagagaggaaaaaagtgaGGGGTGGAGAGGTAAAAagaagaggggggtgggggggcgaaATGGGAAACAGACTTGGGCTTCCTTTTAAAGCGCTTGCCTAAGCCCCGCCATTCAAAGGCATGCGTGGGGGCCAATCTGGAGCTGATCTGACCCTAGAGATGTGGCTGGCTGAGGGAGGGGAGGTGGGGGGAGCCAGGGGCAACATGGCTCCGTATCAACATCAGGAATACATGCGCTTCCGCCCTTAAAGGCACAGGAGGTCAGGACCGGGAAGACTGGGGTCAGGCcacgtacaaaaaaaaaaaaaagaaaaagtaactgGCAGCATTAGCGCTGTGCATCGGCACAGTCCTGCTCAGCCTGGGCAGAGTCGGTGCGGCTCAGAACGACGGCTTCATCTTGAACCCATTCTTTGTGTTTCGGCAACCACAGTAGAAGCTTTTAGCCACGAAAAACCATTTTCAGAGCGCCAACAATTGCTCAAATCTGCACCTTAGAAGTGTAGGGAAAGCCAAAAATGTGAGATCTTCAAATGACATCGAAGCACCACTGTCATTATTTGTCCACCTTTTTCTCTCGATGTTCAGTATCACCAGTCACCTGTGGCTTTAGATTGAAAAACCCTTCCATGTTTTGATATTCCCTGATGCCACTTTTACATTTCCAGagatgtcaaaagtattcacattcattactcaggtagaagtatagatactagagtttaaaaatactcctataGAAGTTGAAGtgtcaactcaagttttttactcaagtaaaagtataaaagtactggtttcaaaactacttaaagtataaaagtaaaagtaatgtaagggggaataaagccattaaggacaaaagccattgaaaatgaatgcatcttagtataatgcaaatatattaaagaaccatatatgtgtactattgagcattaacatgtgtttcagagagcagacgcatacaaaccaatagggtgtcAGAATGGGATtaagtttatacttctcatccaaccacaaccaaattcactctatccggatggcgcaatttaactggatagtttttttttaaaggctgaaatgaaatagagtaacaaggctgtttttaaaatgtaaggagtaattaagtacagataattgcgtgaaaatgtaaggagtaaaagtaaaaagtcgtctgaaaaataattactccagtgaattatagataaccaaaatttctacttaagtaaggtaacaaagtatttgtacttcgttgcttgacacctctgtacgTTTCTTCTGGAATGTGTTAATAAGGTAAGAGCATTTTGAAATGGAGACTGTTATTTGTAGTTTATtactaaacttaaaacagtgACATTACCAAGAAAAAAGGGCCTCATTCTGACCCTTTTTGTTTCTGCTCTTCATTGCTTGTCTGCCTCTATCCAAAGGTATTAAACAG is a window of Cololabis saira isolate AMF1-May2022 chromosome 16, fColSai1.1, whole genome shotgun sequence DNA encoding:
- the spred1 gene encoding sprouty-related, EVH1 domain-containing protein 1, with the translated sequence MSEDSTNPNNDDSYARVRAVVMTRDDSSGGWLPLGGGGLSCVTVYKVSRADDSSSTHSGGSGGSGSNLSPCSPSPSPSPSPCPSPTTVEFHIRGERLKDKLVVLECVLQRDLIYNKVTPIFHHWRINDKKFGLTFQSPADARAFDRGIRRAIEDITQGCRPFGDGDIPEDVLPVLDELPSICTPIKEPFSPLNNIVSTEPIRGCYVRTQPFDDSRRYLPPQSTRRVTFLRDPDEIVRINPRKDVLMQGYEDYRNPIMSRRDVDPEDLDFSTPFHKLDSKKCEYFFHDGPGGDSHSGPGLGIGTGLGLGLGKDPAIKTQPSSMLKSKKGRRRREDGERSRCIYCREMFNHEDNWRGQCQDAPDPIKQCIYKVSCMLCAESMLYHCMSDSEGDFSDPCSCDTTDEQFCLRWLALVALSFIAPCMCCYLPLRACHHCGEACHCCGGKHKAAG